One window of Oreochromis niloticus isolate F11D_XX linkage group LG23, O_niloticus_UMD_NMBU, whole genome shotgun sequence genomic DNA carries:
- the tjp3 gene encoding tight junction protein ZO-3 isoform X2: MEEITIWEQHTITLNKDSKLGFGFAISGGRDKPQPDGDTSIMVSDVLPNGPAMGRLFTKDQIVMVNGEPMDNVHSNYTIQTLKSCGKTANITVKRPRKIQIPTPSSTRPTRAASHSNLLDADPPRRQRRHSDGSDNMDSNRYRADDRYRADDRYRTNDRYPRRSPSPERNGLTNAMPLMSSGYKRLPHNDVSEKPIRTTLIKKKTTDEYGLKLGSQIFIKHMTETGLAAREGTLQEGDLILKINGMTTENLSLLETKHLVEKSRGKLTMTVLRDDRRFLVSIPEVEDSPQNSDYDHHKDSSSELEEISDIDEDVPAHRSRTTARERRTRRTKAEPPLPKSRDQSPVRSTLSRPPVKAYAPRRAPSESESDHSASPPPPVRRARDRDGLDQTNKYKSLSGVSTLPNPRSSPVAQNWVAPVSASASSTSSRPRRPVSESDSDPEGSPPPRRDGPRLDSRYKVLPDRYTGRVSSPIVVRQDPPRRVNSPVRGPPPDSDSESDGFSEPPQRRSTTYSQDSLSRYRVLPDVSLQPEVEPPKWSTASNPPQKANSDSESEASYAAVPRRESTSSKNSAARNRYRVPTSVPVKQEPPRRAPSPTRPPPDDSSESDELSHLRRSGSSERGNSHRSAPRAANGNSTIRSGISVKNNPPVYSKPEEEPLYSLPPDSYPSSIPGYSSDVKTVSFIKESSLGLRLVGGNDVGIFVGGVQPHSPAYENGMKEGDQIMQVNKVDFGHFTREEAANFLLELRTGERVEISTQHKMDIYKKILKSNLGDNFYIRTHFDHDPDSPIGLGFTRGEVFRVVDTMHRGKIGNWLAIRMGNDLHEMDKGTIPNQIRAEKMASIEKAQRGTGERQASGPRAEFWKLRGLRGNKKNEKNMRRSREDLLQLTIQGKFPAYERVLLREANFKRPIVILGPLNDIAMEKLTREMPDEYEVAEMVPRSGSADGSSTVIKLDTVRRIAEKDKHPLLDITPTAVERLNYIQYHPMVLFLDPHNRKDVKTMRQRYSPNSSKSSRRLYSQAIKMKKHCSHLFSARVDLDPSSHSWYESLKNKIRHEQTKPVWVSEVTLESGGEQDLDALDQNQTDYLSAASDLEDTDGEGFTDDAYTDNEELEEAYPGQDAPKVPGGSRVAGAALARSSEPAFEHHSPSIEPEESDDAYGVREVPPIMHVPEPRSPRQENYSPPQSDAEEEDPSHRSFTDSDFSALDVAAPASPSEGPPDFRAPDPTSQYSVNEPSYTEEEPESSQHASLSAIEDRLEQARSGEEEPRDEEKKAPQFIVLAHHHQAVQFRRTQIQGSDSSEDEFDDADDMEWGPATEL; this comes from the exons atggaggagataaCGATATGGGAGCAACATACAATAACACTAAACAAA GATTCCAAACTGGGATTTGGTTTTGCAATATCAGGAGGCAGGGACAAGCCGCAGCCCGATGGGGACACGTCTATCATGGTGTCAGATGTGCTGCCAAATGGACCGGCCATGGGACGACTGTT CACCAAAGACCAAATTGTCATGGTCAATGGAGAACCTATGGACAACGTCCACTCTAACTACACCATTCAGACCCTGAAGTCTTGCGGCAAGACTGCAAACATA ACAGTGAAACGTCCTCGTAAGATCCAGATCCCTACACCCTCATCCACCAGACCAACTCGGGCGGCCTCGCACTCCAACCTGCTGGATGCGGACCCTCCGAGACGGCAGCGACGCCACTCTGATGGGAGTGACAACATGGACTCCAACCGCTACCGTGCTGATGACCGCTATCGCGCTGATGACCGTTATCGCACCAATGACCGTTACCCTCGCCGCAGCCCCTCGCCTGAACGCAATGGGCTTACAAACGCGATGCCGTTGATGTCGTCGGGGTACAAGAGGCTGCCGCACAACGATGTTTCAGAAAAACCCATCAGAACTAcattgattaaaaagaaaaccacagATG agTATGGACTGAAACTGGGCAGTCAGATCTTTATCAAGCACATGACAGAAACGGGCCTAGCTGCAAGGGAAGGCACGCTGCAGGAGGGAGACCTCATTCTCAAG ATCAATGGCATGACAACAGAGAATCTATCCCTGCTGGAGACCAAGCACCTGGTGGAGAAGAGCAGAGGCAAACTGACCATGACGGTCCTCAGGGATGACCGTAGGTTCCTGGTCAGCATCCCAGAGGTGGAGGACAGCCCCCAGAACAGCGATTACGACCATCACAAAGACAGCAGCTCGGAGCTGGAGG AAATTTCAGACATTGATGAGGATGTTCCAGCCCACAGGTCACGTACAACCGCCAGAGAGAGGCGGACACGCAG AACAAAAGCTGAACCTCCACTGCCAAAGTCTCGGGATCAATCACCTGTGCGCTCCACCTTATCCCGGCCACCCGTAAAAGCCTACGCTCCTCGCCGAG CTCCGTCTGAATCTGAGTCCGACCACAGtgcatctcctcctcctccagtcaGGAGAGCGAGGGACAGAGACGGCCTGGACCAAACCAACAAATACAA ATCTCTGTCAGGAGTCTCCACCCTTCCCAACCCCAGATCCTCTCCTGTCGCTCAAAACTGGGTTGCACCCGTCTCCGCCTCcgcctcctccacctcctcacGCCCCCGAAGGCCGGTGTCGGAGTCAGACTCTGACCCTGAAGGTTCCCCACCCCCACGCAGAGACGGCCCTCGTCTGGACAGTAGATACAA AGTTCTGCCTGATCGTTACACAGGCAGAGTATCCTCCCCCATTGTTGTTCGCCAAGATCCACCAAGGAGGGTCAACTCACCTGTGAGAGGCCCGCCTCCAG ATTCTGATTCCGAGTCGGATGGCTTCTCTGAGCCTCCTCAGAGGCGTAGCACCACATACAGTCAGGACTCTCTCAGCAGATACAG GGTCCTGCCAGATGTTTCCCTGCAGCCAGAGGTGGAACCGCCAAAATGGAGCACTGCCAGCAATCCACCACagaaag CTAATTCGGACTCTGAATCAGAGGCCAGTTACGCGGCAGTCCCCAGGAGGGAATCCACCAGCAGTAAAAACTCAGCAGCCAGAAATAGATACAG AGTGCCTACTTCAGTGCCTGTAAAGCAGGAGCCTCCTCGTCGAGCCCCGTCGCCCACTAGACCGCCTCCAGATG attcCTCCGAGTCAGATGAGCTTTCACATCTTAGGAGGTCTGGCAGCTCTGAGAGGGGAAACAGTCACCGCAG TGCTCCTCGTGCTGCAAATGGAAACAGCACCATCAGGTCTGGGATTTCAGTCAAGAACAACCCGCCCGTCTACT CCAAACCTGAAGAAGAGCCCCTCTATTCCCTGCCTCCAGATTCATACCCATCATCTATTCCAGG GTACAGCTCAGATGTGAAGACAGTGTCATTTATAAAGGAGAGCAGTTTGGGTCTTAGACTCGTGGGAGGCAACGATGTTGGGATCTTTGTAGGTGGAGTCCAGCCACACAGCCCTGCGTATGAAAACGGGATGAAGGAGGGAGACCAGATCATGCAG GTTAATAAAGTTGATTTCGGCCATTTCACACGAGAAGAAGCTGCCAACTTCCTCCTTGAGCTCAGGACAGGAGAACGAGTGGAAATCTCCACGCAGCATAAGATGGACA TTTACAAAAAGATCCTCAAGTCCAACCTGGGAGACAACTTCTACATCCGCACACATTTTGACCATGACCCCGATAGCCCCATTGGTCTGGGCTTCACCAGAGGAGAGGTGTTCAGAGTGGTGGACACAATGCATCGTGGCAAGATAGGCAACTGGTTGGCTATCCGCATGGGGAATGACCTGCACGAGATGGACAAGGGCACTATCCCAAATCAGATCAG GGCAGAGAAGATGGCCAGCATCGAGAAGGCACAGCGGGGAACCGGTGAGAGGCAGGCGTCCGGACCGAGAGCCGAATTCTGGAAACTACGGGGGCTCCGAGGGAATAAGAAGAATGAGAAGAACATGCGACGGAGTCGTGAAGACCTGCTGCAGCTCACCATTCAGGGCAAATTCCCAGCTTATGAGAGAGTCCTGCTCAGAGAAG CTAATTTCAAGCGGCCCATTGTTATTCTGGGACCTCTTAATGACATTGCCATGGAGAAGCTGACACGAGAGATGCCTGATGAATATGAAGTGGCag AGATGGTTCCTCGCAGTGGAAGTGCAGATGGCAGCTCCACAGTCATTAAATTGGACACTGTGAGGAGAATAGCAGAGAAG GATAAGCACCCTCTGCTGGATATCACTCCCACTGCAGTGGAAAGGCTCAACTACATCCAGTACCACCCGATGGTTTTGTTCTTAGACCCTCACAACCGCAAGGATGTCAAGACCATGAGGCAGAGGTACAGCCCCAACTCCAGCAAGAGCTCCAGACGCCTTTACTCACAGgccatcaaaatgaaaaaacactGCAGCCACCTTTTCTCCG CTCGAGTGGACCTGGATCCCAGCTCCCACTCTTGGTACGAGAGTCTAAAGAATAAGATTCGCCACGAGCAGACCAAACCCGTCTGGGTGTCTGAAGTCACG TTGGAGAGTGGTGGAGAACAAGATTTGGATGCTTTGGACCAGAACCAGACTGACTACCTCAGTGCTGCTAGTGACCTGGAGGACACCGACGGAGAGGGCTTCACAGACGACGCCTACACTGACAATGAGGAACTCGAGGAGGCTTACCCTGGTCAGGATGCACCCAAGGTCCCAGGGGGCTCCAGGGTGGCTGGAGCTGCTTTAGCCCGATCATCCGAGCCAGCGTTTGAACACCACAGCCCCTCTATAGAACCCGAGGAAAGCGATGACGCGTACGGAGTCAGAGAAGTTCCTCCAATAATGCACGTACCTGAACCCAGGTCACCCCGTCAGGAGAATTACAGCCCGCCGCAGAGCGATGCCGAGGAGGAAGATCCCTCTCATCGCAGTTTTACAGACTCAGATTTCAGCGCTCTTGATGTAGCTGCACCCGCCTCTCCGTCCGAAGGACCGCCAGATTTTAGAGCCCCTGACCCCACAAGTCAATACTCTGTGAACGAGCCTTCATACACAGAGGAGGAGCCGGAGAGCTCCCAACACGCCAGCCTGTCTGCTATTGAAGACAGACTAGAGCAG GCTCGCTCAGGAGAGGAAGAGCCCAGAGATGAGGAAAAGAAAGCCCCACAGTTCATCGT GCTCGCACATCACCACCAAGCAGTCCAGTTCAGACGCACACAGATCCAGGGCAGCGACAGCTCTGAGGATGAATTTGACGATGCGGACGATATGGAATGGGGTCCCGCAACTGAGCTTTAG
- the tjp3 gene encoding tight junction protein ZO-3 isoform X1: MKLTERLKRLKHLGSVPPEPPPLLVVPKPGMEEITIWEQHTITLNKDSKLGFGFAISGGRDKPQPDGDTSIMVSDVLPNGPAMGRLFTKDQIVMVNGEPMDNVHSNYTIQTLKSCGKTANITVKRPRKIQIPTPSSTRPTRAASHSNLLDADPPRRQRRHSDGSDNMDSNRYRADDRYRADDRYRTNDRYPRRSPSPERNGLTNAMPLMSSGYKRLPHNDVSEKPIRTTLIKKKTTDEYGLKLGSQIFIKHMTETGLAAREGTLQEGDLILKINGMTTENLSLLETKHLVEKSRGKLTMTVLRDDRRFLVSIPEVEDSPQNSDYDHHKDSSSELEEISDIDEDVPAHRSRTTARERRTRRTKAEPPLPKSRDQSPVRSTLSRPPVKAYAPRRAPSESESDHSASPPPPVRRARDRDGLDQTNKYKSLSGVSTLPNPRSSPVAQNWVAPVSASASSTSSRPRRPVSESDSDPEGSPPPRRDGPRLDSRYKVLPDRYTGRVSSPIVVRQDPPRRVNSPVRGPPPDSDSESDGFSEPPQRRSTTYSQDSLSRYRVLPDVSLQPEVEPPKWSTASNPPQKANSDSESEASYAAVPRRESTSSKNSAARNRYRVPTSVPVKQEPPRRAPSPTRPPPDDSSESDELSHLRRSGSSERGNSHRSAPRAANGNSTIRSGISVKNNPPVYSKPEEEPLYSLPPDSYPSSIPGYSSDVKTVSFIKESSLGLRLVGGNDVGIFVGGVQPHSPAYENGMKEGDQIMQVNKVDFGHFTREEAANFLLELRTGERVEISTQHKMDIYKKILKSNLGDNFYIRTHFDHDPDSPIGLGFTRGEVFRVVDTMHRGKIGNWLAIRMGNDLHEMDKGTIPNQIRAEKMASIEKAQRGTGERQASGPRAEFWKLRGLRGNKKNEKNMRRSREDLLQLTIQGKFPAYERVLLREANFKRPIVILGPLNDIAMEKLTREMPDEYEVAEMVPRSGSADGSSTVIKLDTVRRIAEKDKHPLLDITPTAVERLNYIQYHPMVLFLDPHNRKDVKTMRQRYSPNSSKSSRRLYSQAIKMKKHCSHLFSARVDLDPSSHSWYESLKNKIRHEQTKPVWVSEVTLESGGEQDLDALDQNQTDYLSAASDLEDTDGEGFTDDAYTDNEELEEAYPGQDAPKVPGGSRVAGAALARSSEPAFEHHSPSIEPEESDDAYGVREVPPIMHVPEPRSPRQENYSPPQSDAEEEDPSHRSFTDSDFSALDVAAPASPSEGPPDFRAPDPTSQYSVNEPSYTEEEPESSQHASLSAIEDRLEQARSGEEEPRDEEKKAPQFIVLAHHHQAVQFRRTQIQGSDSSEDEFDDADDMEWGPATEL; the protein is encoded by the exons aaaccaggcatggaggagataaCGATATGGGAGCAACATACAATAACACTAAACAAA GATTCCAAACTGGGATTTGGTTTTGCAATATCAGGAGGCAGGGACAAGCCGCAGCCCGATGGGGACACGTCTATCATGGTGTCAGATGTGCTGCCAAATGGACCGGCCATGGGACGACTGTT CACCAAAGACCAAATTGTCATGGTCAATGGAGAACCTATGGACAACGTCCACTCTAACTACACCATTCAGACCCTGAAGTCTTGCGGCAAGACTGCAAACATA ACAGTGAAACGTCCTCGTAAGATCCAGATCCCTACACCCTCATCCACCAGACCAACTCGGGCGGCCTCGCACTCCAACCTGCTGGATGCGGACCCTCCGAGACGGCAGCGACGCCACTCTGATGGGAGTGACAACATGGACTCCAACCGCTACCGTGCTGATGACCGCTATCGCGCTGATGACCGTTATCGCACCAATGACCGTTACCCTCGCCGCAGCCCCTCGCCTGAACGCAATGGGCTTACAAACGCGATGCCGTTGATGTCGTCGGGGTACAAGAGGCTGCCGCACAACGATGTTTCAGAAAAACCCATCAGAACTAcattgattaaaaagaaaaccacagATG agTATGGACTGAAACTGGGCAGTCAGATCTTTATCAAGCACATGACAGAAACGGGCCTAGCTGCAAGGGAAGGCACGCTGCAGGAGGGAGACCTCATTCTCAAG ATCAATGGCATGACAACAGAGAATCTATCCCTGCTGGAGACCAAGCACCTGGTGGAGAAGAGCAGAGGCAAACTGACCATGACGGTCCTCAGGGATGACCGTAGGTTCCTGGTCAGCATCCCAGAGGTGGAGGACAGCCCCCAGAACAGCGATTACGACCATCACAAAGACAGCAGCTCGGAGCTGGAGG AAATTTCAGACATTGATGAGGATGTTCCAGCCCACAGGTCACGTACAACCGCCAGAGAGAGGCGGACACGCAG AACAAAAGCTGAACCTCCACTGCCAAAGTCTCGGGATCAATCACCTGTGCGCTCCACCTTATCCCGGCCACCCGTAAAAGCCTACGCTCCTCGCCGAG CTCCGTCTGAATCTGAGTCCGACCACAGtgcatctcctcctcctccagtcaGGAGAGCGAGGGACAGAGACGGCCTGGACCAAACCAACAAATACAA ATCTCTGTCAGGAGTCTCCACCCTTCCCAACCCCAGATCCTCTCCTGTCGCTCAAAACTGGGTTGCACCCGTCTCCGCCTCcgcctcctccacctcctcacGCCCCCGAAGGCCGGTGTCGGAGTCAGACTCTGACCCTGAAGGTTCCCCACCCCCACGCAGAGACGGCCCTCGTCTGGACAGTAGATACAA AGTTCTGCCTGATCGTTACACAGGCAGAGTATCCTCCCCCATTGTTGTTCGCCAAGATCCACCAAGGAGGGTCAACTCACCTGTGAGAGGCCCGCCTCCAG ATTCTGATTCCGAGTCGGATGGCTTCTCTGAGCCTCCTCAGAGGCGTAGCACCACATACAGTCAGGACTCTCTCAGCAGATACAG GGTCCTGCCAGATGTTTCCCTGCAGCCAGAGGTGGAACCGCCAAAATGGAGCACTGCCAGCAATCCACCACagaaag CTAATTCGGACTCTGAATCAGAGGCCAGTTACGCGGCAGTCCCCAGGAGGGAATCCACCAGCAGTAAAAACTCAGCAGCCAGAAATAGATACAG AGTGCCTACTTCAGTGCCTGTAAAGCAGGAGCCTCCTCGTCGAGCCCCGTCGCCCACTAGACCGCCTCCAGATG attcCTCCGAGTCAGATGAGCTTTCACATCTTAGGAGGTCTGGCAGCTCTGAGAGGGGAAACAGTCACCGCAG TGCTCCTCGTGCTGCAAATGGAAACAGCACCATCAGGTCTGGGATTTCAGTCAAGAACAACCCGCCCGTCTACT CCAAACCTGAAGAAGAGCCCCTCTATTCCCTGCCTCCAGATTCATACCCATCATCTATTCCAGG GTACAGCTCAGATGTGAAGACAGTGTCATTTATAAAGGAGAGCAGTTTGGGTCTTAGACTCGTGGGAGGCAACGATGTTGGGATCTTTGTAGGTGGAGTCCAGCCACACAGCCCTGCGTATGAAAACGGGATGAAGGAGGGAGACCAGATCATGCAG GTTAATAAAGTTGATTTCGGCCATTTCACACGAGAAGAAGCTGCCAACTTCCTCCTTGAGCTCAGGACAGGAGAACGAGTGGAAATCTCCACGCAGCATAAGATGGACA TTTACAAAAAGATCCTCAAGTCCAACCTGGGAGACAACTTCTACATCCGCACACATTTTGACCATGACCCCGATAGCCCCATTGGTCTGGGCTTCACCAGAGGAGAGGTGTTCAGAGTGGTGGACACAATGCATCGTGGCAAGATAGGCAACTGGTTGGCTATCCGCATGGGGAATGACCTGCACGAGATGGACAAGGGCACTATCCCAAATCAGATCAG GGCAGAGAAGATGGCCAGCATCGAGAAGGCACAGCGGGGAACCGGTGAGAGGCAGGCGTCCGGACCGAGAGCCGAATTCTGGAAACTACGGGGGCTCCGAGGGAATAAGAAGAATGAGAAGAACATGCGACGGAGTCGTGAAGACCTGCTGCAGCTCACCATTCAGGGCAAATTCCCAGCTTATGAGAGAGTCCTGCTCAGAGAAG CTAATTTCAAGCGGCCCATTGTTATTCTGGGACCTCTTAATGACATTGCCATGGAGAAGCTGACACGAGAGATGCCTGATGAATATGAAGTGGCag AGATGGTTCCTCGCAGTGGAAGTGCAGATGGCAGCTCCACAGTCATTAAATTGGACACTGTGAGGAGAATAGCAGAGAAG GATAAGCACCCTCTGCTGGATATCACTCCCACTGCAGTGGAAAGGCTCAACTACATCCAGTACCACCCGATGGTTTTGTTCTTAGACCCTCACAACCGCAAGGATGTCAAGACCATGAGGCAGAGGTACAGCCCCAACTCCAGCAAGAGCTCCAGACGCCTTTACTCACAGgccatcaaaatgaaaaaacactGCAGCCACCTTTTCTCCG CTCGAGTGGACCTGGATCCCAGCTCCCACTCTTGGTACGAGAGTCTAAAGAATAAGATTCGCCACGAGCAGACCAAACCCGTCTGGGTGTCTGAAGTCACG TTGGAGAGTGGTGGAGAACAAGATTTGGATGCTTTGGACCAGAACCAGACTGACTACCTCAGTGCTGCTAGTGACCTGGAGGACACCGACGGAGAGGGCTTCACAGACGACGCCTACACTGACAATGAGGAACTCGAGGAGGCTTACCCTGGTCAGGATGCACCCAAGGTCCCAGGGGGCTCCAGGGTGGCTGGAGCTGCTTTAGCCCGATCATCCGAGCCAGCGTTTGAACACCACAGCCCCTCTATAGAACCCGAGGAAAGCGATGACGCGTACGGAGTCAGAGAAGTTCCTCCAATAATGCACGTACCTGAACCCAGGTCACCCCGTCAGGAGAATTACAGCCCGCCGCAGAGCGATGCCGAGGAGGAAGATCCCTCTCATCGCAGTTTTACAGACTCAGATTTCAGCGCTCTTGATGTAGCTGCACCCGCCTCTCCGTCCGAAGGACCGCCAGATTTTAGAGCCCCTGACCCCACAAGTCAATACTCTGTGAACGAGCCTTCATACACAGAGGAGGAGCCGGAGAGCTCCCAACACGCCAGCCTGTCTGCTATTGAAGACAGACTAGAGCAG GCTCGCTCAGGAGAGGAAGAGCCCAGAGATGAGGAAAAGAAAGCCCCACAGTTCATCGT GCTCGCACATCACCACCAAGCAGTCCAGTTCAGACGCACACAGATCCAGGGCAGCGACAGCTCTGAGGATGAATTTGACGATGCGGACGATATGGAATGGGGTCCCGCAACTGAGCTTTAG